A section of the Rhodothermales bacterium genome encodes:
- a CDS encoding ThuA domain-containing protein, translated as MRLILPIAIPVLTVLLLMMDFRAEPAPAPLPAAPHIVFVTGDEEYRSEESMPMLARMLERNYGFKTTVCFALNADGVVDPNVLDNIQGLEALETADMMVVFTRFRALPDDQLKRIVDFVESGKPVAGFRTSTHAFLYKDDPTRAAFNETWPANVFGQKWITHHGHFDDGNKPLTDVQLIPWKTGHPILRGVTPFEAHSWLYHVDGGAYELSGDSRPLLVGTALRSGHQENNRLDEFPLTNPVAWTKTYTGTAGHTARVFFTTLGHPYDFKEESMRRLAVQGILWAIGREDLITPEGADVRIEGIYEPNNSGFGDKFKPNLKPEAFLQPTP; from the coding sequence ATGCGCCTGATCCTCCCCATCGCCATTCCCGTACTGACCGTCCTGCTCCTGATGATGGACTTCCGGGCAGAGCCGGCCCCGGCGCCTCTGCCGGCAGCCCCGCACATCGTCTTTGTCACGGGCGACGAAGAGTATCGCTCCGAAGAGTCGATGCCCATGCTTGCGCGCATGCTGGAGCGTAATTACGGCTTCAAAACCACGGTCTGCTTCGCATTGAATGCCGACGGTGTGGTCGACCCGAATGTGCTGGACAACATCCAGGGTCTCGAGGCGCTCGAAACGGCGGATATGATGGTCGTCTTCACCCGATTCAGGGCACTGCCGGACGACCAGTTAAAACGCATCGTGGATTTCGTGGAGTCCGGCAAACCAGTCGCCGGCTTCCGCACCTCCACCCATGCCTTCCTCTACAAGGACGATCCGACCCGCGCCGCGTTTAACGAGACCTGGCCGGCCAACGTCTTCGGCCAGAAGTGGATCACGCACCACGGTCACTTCGACGACGGCAACAAGCCGCTCACGGACGTCCAACTCATCCCCTGGAAAACGGGGCACCCGATCCTCCGCGGCGTGACGCCGTTCGAGGCCCATTCCTGGTTGTACCATGTGGATGGCGGGGCGTACGAACTCTCGGGCGACAGCCGGCCGTTGCTCGTCGGCACGGCCCTCCGCTCCGGGCACCAGGAGAACAACCGGCTCGACGAGTTTCCCCTGACCAATCCCGTCGCCTGGACCAAGACCTACACCGGAACCGCCGGCCATACCGCGCGGGTGTTCTTCACCACACTCGGCCATCCGTACGACTTCAAGGAGGAGTCCATGCGCCGGCTGGCCGTTCAAGGCATCCTCTGGGCCATAGGTCGGGAGGATCTTATCACCCCCGAAGGCGCGGATGTCCGCATTGAAGGCATCTACGAACCCAACAATTCGGGCTTCGGCGACAAATTCAAGCCTAACCTGAAGCCGGAAGCCTTCCTGCAACCCACCCCATAA